AAATATTAGGATAAATATCTTTTAAGGGTTCATTAAAAAGCCAGGGGTCCAACCAAAACGAAGTATCATGGCCATTACCAACTATgcttttataaaaattatgtaaaGGAATACCGTCCACCATAGTTCGAGCTACCGTTTTGGTTATATTTTTCCACACTTCGTTCAGGCTTCTTTTTTACCGGAAGAAAGTCCCAATTGCTTCTGCTTTTGTAAATCGCATCCACCACCTTCATCCAGAGCTGATTTTTTTCTATATTAAATCGCCATCCCTATTTGGATAGAAGAGCGATATTAATTCAACTTACTCCACCTGAGGCCCCCTTCTTATTTGTCTACAGTCACACGATCCCAAGCAACCCAGTGCATCTTTTTATTAATCACCTGAACCTCCCCATAAAAATCGTTTTATCATTGATTCCAGGTCTCTAATCACTTTAACCGGGGCTTTGTACAAACAAAAATAGTAATTAGGAAAACTTTCAAGAATCGACTTAATAACCATGATACGACCTCCAATAAAGAGCAAACTAGGTTTCCATCTGGAAAGTCTAGCTTCACAGATATCATACACCGACTTCCAATTGTTTACTCGATTCATATTAGCCCCAACCATCAAACCAAGATACTTAAAAGGAGTGCTCTCTGCGTTACACCCAACCACCATAGTCGTATTATTCACTTCATCCATATCCATTCCAATACCATAAAGATTTGACTTGGATAGATTTATCTTCAAACCTGAACACATATAAAACACTCGAAGAATTCTGACCACGTTTAAAATATTAGCATCCGACCATTCTCCAATGATAATGGCATAATCCGCATACAAAAGATGAGAAATCAACGAGGCACCGTTAGGCATTTGAATTCCTTACAGCACACCCCGTGTAACACCTTTACCAAACAAACAAGACAAAGCTTCCATAACAATTAGAAATAGGAAAGGGGAAAGTGGGTCACCTTGTCTCATACCTTTACCACATTGAAATTCGaaggtgtaacacctcgtaaaatcacgtccaataaaataaagacacgtgtcatggacctTAAATGTGTAATAGATTGATCTGGAGGGACTAAATTTGCCAAACAATGTAAATATGTAAGTAAAGGGATCCAAAGTGTTAACATGCCATTtttgtgcctctgattgacctcacacgACGTTCGTATTCTTTAACGAATAATTTATCGAACAATGGAAAGTCGTTTGTGTATAAAATAAGGATTTTACGAAAcataagggttaaaagtgtcaacatgttgaaagtaacctctgaatgaccttttaacgaacctaAAAACATTGTAATGATTATATAGTTTGCTCTCAAGAATGTCGGATATTAATTTTGTGGAGTTTCGAAGATAACAAGACTTTTCGGGTGATCGTACGACTAACCGGGAGCTTAATGGAGTTAGTTTGTGACTCGAGATCCTTAAAAGTTAACTATGGGGGGTCCTAAAtgcaataaatgaaagttatatAAACTTGTTATGGACCAGGGACCAACACTACAATGAATGAAAGTTGTTTTCCGGTTGCCTAGGAGCGTCGCCCCCGCATAGACTCCTTAAGAATCCTACGCGGGCCACGTAGGCCTATCAGATGCAGAAAAAAAGGACAGGTGCATGTACAGCAGGTTACACCGCCTTTGCATGCTTGTTTCGATTCCAGGGACTGAGCCAACAGATTTTCAAGCATAGGGGACACCTGGGATCATCAGAAATCAGTTGTAGGCTTGTGTGGAATGATCTTGTGAAGTTTGAAATCCTATATAAAGGCCCTTGTTTGCTAGTTCATTTGCACATTCACAAAAATTATTCACAACACTCTCTTTGGAGCTTTTTGGAGTTCAAGCAAGTTTTCTTAGGTTCCAAATTCGTGTtaaggaccattgtaagtgttctTAACCTCTTAAGTTTAAGTTTTATTAgtctaatgaccaaaagtcaaagccatcgtaattaagctttgacttagtgattaatcactaatggtccagccattattcaagttgaaagtggctatgagttggtaattatgtaagtaataaacccttaaaagggcacctactgattctcactctaacttggtcaattctcgggtcaaacttaatattaaaaagtcaacagaagctatttttgcaaataaattcataactgataatgtagaagttatggaacctgttttaacactaaaataacttggtaaataatgtaagaacatgtctaggcatgttcaacccaacaattctaagtttaggctcggttcggaaccgaaagtcgcaaaagtagacttttgctttgactttcagttctgacccgatttagcttgttttagatatgccttaaggttcctttaggaccatattataagttagtaaaACCCTCTtaggttatactacatggttccttattaatccgattcatttgcatgtttccgttaattgcttaaatgttgaccattatgcccttttgacattaaaacgagatttttgaaaatgtgagaggacaaaaacctttattactgatttataaacatgtcctaaaaatttgagatcagtttgaggtctaaattaggagttatgctcaatatcgtaaattagactatttttattaattaaacggcattttcgacataaaacctatttaaacccaaattttgacaccaaaccttttacccattgatgtaatataatattttgggatttctagaaatttttattaaattttaaactgatcataacataagGTTCTTgcattgattcggtaattgacggttatgccctttttgctaataaaatgagttttatacatcctttacataccaaacctttttctactgattttatatattaaataagttattttaaacaGTAAAGGCTGATCATAATCTCAGATTTCCTAAATTAATCCGAATATCGttaaataccgacttttatgcgatttaggcgcatagtatggtttaaaatcATATTAggcacctaagacttgttacctactgatgttatgagtaaatttttatactttaacagtaagtaaaagttt
This genomic stretch from Helianthus annuus cultivar XRQ/B chromosome 8, HanXRQr2.0-SUNRISE, whole genome shotgun sequence harbors:
- the LOC110869633 gene encoding uncharacterized protein LOC110869633, whose translation is MPNGASLISHLLYADYAIIIGEWSDANILNVVRILRVFYMCSGLKINLSKSNLYGIGMDMDEVNNTTMVVGCNAESTPFKYLGLMVGANMNRVNNWKSVYDICEARLSRWKPSLLFIGGRIMVIKSILESFPNYYFCLYKAPVKVIRDLESMIKRFLWGGSGD